The following proteins are encoded in a genomic region of Vicugna pacos chromosome 16, VicPac4, whole genome shotgun sequence:
- the DRG2 gene encoding developmentally-regulated GTP-binding protein 2 isoform X1, whose amino-acid sequence MGILEKISEIEKEIARTQKNKATEYHLGLLKAKLAKYRAQLLEPSKSASSKGEGFDVMKSGDARVALIGFPSVGKSTFLSLMTSTASEAASYEFTTLTCIPGVIEYKGANIQLLDLPGIIEGAAQGKGRGRQVIAVARTADVVIMMLDATKGEVQRSLLEKELESVGIRLNKHKPNIYFKPKKGGGISFNSTVTLTQCSEKLVQLILHEYKIFNAEVLFREDCSPDEFIDVIVGNRVYMPCLYVYNKIDQISMEEVDRLARKPDSVVISCGMKLNLDYLLEVLWEYLALTCIYTKKRGQRPDFTDAIILRKGASVEHVCHRIHRSLASQFKYALVWGTSTKYSPQRVGLTHTMEHEDVIQIVKK is encoded by the exons ATGGGGATCCTGGAGAAGATCTCCGAGATCGAGAAGGAGATCGCCCGCACGCAGAAGAACAAGG CTACTGAGTATCACCTAGGCCTGCTGAAAGCGAAACTCGCCAAGTACCGGGCCCAGCTCCTGGAGCCGTCCAAGTCAGCCTCATCCAAAGGCGAGGGCTTCGACGTCATGAAGTCGGGCGATGCCCGCGTGGCGCTGATCGGGTTTCCTTCTGTGGGTAAG TCCACCTTCCTGAGTCTGATGACCTCCACCGCCAGCGAGGCCGCATCCTATGAATTCACAACCCTGACCTGTATACCCGGGGTCATTGAG TACAAAGGCGCCAACATCCAGCTCCTGGATCTCCCTGGAATCATCGAAGGCGCAGCACAAG GGAAAGGCCGCGGCCGGCAGGTGATCGCCGTGGCACGCACAGCGGACGTGGTCATCATGATGCTGGATGCTACCAAGGGAGAGGTGCAGAG GTCTCTGCTGGAGAAGGAGCTGGAGTCGGTGGGCATCCGTCTCAACAAGCACAAGCCCAACATCTACTTCAAG cccaAGAAGGGAGGTGGCATCTCCTTTAACTCGACAGTCACGCTGACCCAGTGCTCCGAGAAGCTGGTGCAGCTGATTCTGCACGAGTACA AGATCTTCAACGCCGAGGTGCTCTTCCGCGAAGACTGCTCCCCAGACGAGTTCATCGATGTGATTGTGGGCAACCGGGTTTACATGCCCTGCTTGTAT GTTTATAACAAAATCGACCAGATCTCGATGGAAGAAGTGGACCGCCTGGCCCGGAAACCCGACAGTGTGGTCATCAG CTGCGGCATGAAGCTGAACCTGGACTACCTGCTGGAAGTGCTGTGGGAGTACCTGGCCCTCACCTGCATCTACACCAAGAAGAGAGGCC AGAGGCCGGACTTCACAGACGCCATCATCCTCCGGAAAGGGGCCTCCGTGGAGCACGTG TGCCACCGCATCCACCGATCACTCGCCAGCCAGTTCAAGTACGCACTGGTGTGG GGCACCAGCACCAAGTACAGCCCGCAGCGGGTGGGCCTGACACACACCATGGAGCACGAGGATGTCATCCAGATCGTGAAGAAGTAG
- the DRG2 gene encoding developmentally-regulated GTP-binding protein 2 isoform X2, whose translation MGILEKISEIEKEIARTQKNKATEYHLGLLKAKLAKYRAQLLEPSKSASSKGEGFDVMKSGDARVALIGFPSVGKSTFLSLMTSTASEAASYEFTTLTCIPGVIEYKGANIQLLDLPGIIEGAAQGKGRGRQVIAVARTADVVIMMLDATKGEVQRSLLEKELESVGIRLNKHKPNIYFKVYNKIDQISMEEVDRLARKPDSVVISCGMKLNLDYLLEVLWEYLALTCIYTKKRGQRPDFTDAIILRKGASVEHVCHRIHRSLASQFKYALVWGTSTKYSPQRVGLTHTMEHEDVIQIVKK comes from the exons ATGGGGATCCTGGAGAAGATCTCCGAGATCGAGAAGGAGATCGCCCGCACGCAGAAGAACAAGG CTACTGAGTATCACCTAGGCCTGCTGAAAGCGAAACTCGCCAAGTACCGGGCCCAGCTCCTGGAGCCGTCCAAGTCAGCCTCATCCAAAGGCGAGGGCTTCGACGTCATGAAGTCGGGCGATGCCCGCGTGGCGCTGATCGGGTTTCCTTCTGTGGGTAAG TCCACCTTCCTGAGTCTGATGACCTCCACCGCCAGCGAGGCCGCATCCTATGAATTCACAACCCTGACCTGTATACCCGGGGTCATTGAG TACAAAGGCGCCAACATCCAGCTCCTGGATCTCCCTGGAATCATCGAAGGCGCAGCACAAG GGAAAGGCCGCGGCCGGCAGGTGATCGCCGTGGCACGCACAGCGGACGTGGTCATCATGATGCTGGATGCTACCAAGGGAGAGGTGCAGAG GTCTCTGCTGGAGAAGGAGCTGGAGTCGGTGGGCATCCGTCTCAACAAGCACAAGCCCAACATCTACTTCAAG GTTTATAACAAAATCGACCAGATCTCGATGGAAGAAGTGGACCGCCTGGCCCGGAAACCCGACAGTGTGGTCATCAG CTGCGGCATGAAGCTGAACCTGGACTACCTGCTGGAAGTGCTGTGGGAGTACCTGGCCCTCACCTGCATCTACACCAAGAAGAGAGGCC AGAGGCCGGACTTCACAGACGCCATCATCCTCCGGAAAGGGGCCTCCGTGGAGCACGTG TGCCACCGCATCCACCGATCACTCGCCAGCCAGTTCAAGTACGCACTGGTGTGG GGCACCAGCACCAAGTACAGCCCGCAGCGGGTGGGCCTGACACACACCATGGAGCACGAGGATGTCATCCAGATCGTGAAGAAGTAG